From a region of the Trichocoleus sp. genome:
- a CDS encoding response regulator translates to MSTVLVVEDSVSQREMISDLLRKSGLNVTIAGDGVEALEKIQGHCPDLVVLDIVMPKMNGYEVCRRLKSDPKTQNVPVVMCSSKGEEFDRYWGMKQGADAYIAKPFQPTELVGTVKQLLRG, encoded by the coding sequence ATGAGTACAGTTTTAGTGGTTGAAGATAGCGTATCTCAGCGGGAAATGATTAGTGATCTGTTGAGAAAAAGTGGGTTAAATGTCACGATTGCTGGAGATGGAGTTGAGGCTCTAGAGAAAATTCAGGGGCATTGTCCTGATCTGGTTGTCTTAGATATTGTGATGCCAAAGATGAACGGCTATGAAGTTTGTCGGCGGCTCAAATCCGACCCTAAAACACAAAATGTTCCAGTCGTGATGTGTTCTTCTAAAGGTGAAGAATTCGATCGCTATTGGGGCATGAAACAGGGAGCAGATGCCTATATTGCAAAACCCTTCCAGCCTACCGAGTTAGTGGGGACGGTAAAACAACTTCTACGAGGGTAA